The Spirosoma foliorum genome has a window encoding:
- a CDS encoding bestrophin family protein produces the protein MILYKNKGILPSIWHFHTGPTAKSLLRRLVVVGIYVTVVTVAEMHYTDLRLKDTPGSFLGAMGILLSLLLIFRTNTAYDRFYEGRQAWGELVNNCRNLAIFFNAVLPEGDKDSRLFFAKAISNFPFALKNHLRDMSKMNENELDIVEEGERRDLSNFDHKPAGVANQLWVKTEALYRAGHISESQHINLNQHLTTLMDVCGICERIKSTPIPFSYMLFIKLFIMLYVALLPFTVVTAFGYLTIPAVVLTSYILVGLEMIGEEIEEPFGMERNDLPLNQLSQLIRVNVHDILQIYLPHVEKQAARPGFTIVT, from the coding sequence ATGATTCTTTATAAGAATAAAGGGATACTGCCATCCATCTGGCATTTTCATACAGGTCCTACCGCAAAATCGTTGCTCCGTCGATTAGTCGTGGTTGGGATCTATGTAACTGTTGTCACAGTTGCCGAAATGCACTATACAGATCTTCGGTTGAAAGATACACCTGGTTCATTCCTGGGTGCTATGGGTATTTTGCTCAGTCTGCTGCTGATTTTTCGGACGAATACGGCCTATGATCGCTTCTACGAAGGGCGGCAGGCATGGGGTGAATTGGTGAACAATTGTCGCAATCTGGCTATTTTCTTTAATGCCGTTTTGCCAGAGGGTGATAAAGACAGTCGCTTATTCTTTGCCAAGGCGATCTCTAACTTCCCGTTTGCGCTTAAAAATCACCTGCGCGATATGTCGAAGATGAATGAGAATGAGCTGGATATTGTGGAAGAAGGCGAGCGTCGCGACTTAAGTAATTTTGATCATAAACCAGCCGGAGTGGCCAATCAACTCTGGGTAAAGACCGAGGCACTCTATCGGGCGGGGCACATTTCTGAGTCGCAACACATTAATCTGAATCAACACCTGACAACGTTGATGGATGTTTGCGGTATTTGTGAGCGAATAAAAAGCACACCAATTCCGTTCTCGTACATGCTGTTTATCAAACTGTTCATCATGCTCTACGTTGCCCTATTACCGTTTACGGTGGTTACTGCGTTCGGTTATCTAACCATTCCGGCCGTTGTATTAACATCGTACATTCTGGTAGGACTCGAAATGATTGGTGAAGAGATTGAGGAACCGTTCGGGATGGAACGTAACGATTTGCCATTGAATCAACTAAGCCAATTGATTCGGGTGAACGTTCATGATATTTTGCAGATATACCTGCCACACGTCGAAAAACAGGCCGCCAGACCAGGGTTTACGATTGTGACGTAA
- a CDS encoding thiamine diphosphokinase — MSSHHIVREKQEPALLIANGEACDPELLGQLLEWSPTVVVLDSAIWRVLDLGIKVDVLLGDFDRDLDLDSIREQQYPLEIIHTPDQEKTDLDKGIEYLIERGYPAVNIVWATGRRADHTIVNMTSIVRYKDQIRITMIDNHSKIFPLVGKFEKWYEAGTPISLIPVGTVTGFTSEGLKYNLQDATLTLGYRTSSSNEAAEDGFVRIDATTGDLLIMECWD, encoded by the coding sequence ATGTCATCTCATCATATTGTTCGCGAGAAACAGGAGCCCGCTCTTCTGATTGCCAACGGCGAAGCCTGTGACCCCGAATTACTAGGCCAGCTCCTGGAGTGGAGTCCAACGGTTGTTGTGCTCGATAGTGCCATTTGGCGGGTACTCGATCTGGGCATTAAAGTGGATGTATTACTCGGTGATTTTGATCGGGATTTGGACCTCGATAGCATTCGGGAGCAGCAATATCCGCTGGAGATTATACATACACCCGATCAGGAGAAAACCGATCTTGATAAAGGCATTGAATACCTGATTGAGCGTGGTTATCCGGCGGTCAACATCGTATGGGCAACTGGCCGCCGGGCCGATCATACCATTGTCAATATGACTAGTATTGTTCGGTATAAAGATCAGATTCGCATTACCATGATCGACAACCATTCCAAAATCTTCCCGCTCGTTGGCAAATTTGAAAAGTGGTACGAAGCAGGAACGCCCATCTCATTGATTCCGGTTGGAACCGTAACCGGCTTTACATCAGAGGGGCTGAAATACAATTTACAGGACGCCACCTTAACATTGGGTTACCGGACCAGTAGCAGCAATGAAGCCGCCGAGGATGGTTTCGTTCGTATCGATGCTACCACTGGCGATTTACTGATAATGGAGTGCTGGGATTAA
- a CDS encoding rhodanese-like domain-containing protein, protein MLTNSYSDISLPELKLLRQQPHTAVIDVRDEWEFEEFNIGGLNIPLPDIRARKAELLPYDTLIVICTNGVRSRVAAKDILRQPELQNKTIYHLHGGIVEDV, encoded by the coding sequence GTGCTAACCAATTCTTACTCCGATATTTCCCTACCAGAACTCAAACTACTGCGTCAACAGCCACATACTGCTGTGATTGATGTACGCGATGAATGGGAGTTTGAGGAGTTCAATATTGGTGGGCTGAATATTCCGTTGCCGGACATTCGCGCTCGAAAAGCGGAGCTTCTCCCCTACGATACCCTGATTGTGATTTGTACAAATGGCGTTCGCAGTCGCGTAGCTGCTAAAGATATACTACGCCAGCCTGAACTGCAGAACAAAACGATTTATCATTTGCACGGAGGCATTGTAGAAGATGTATGA
- the dapF gene encoding diaminopimelate epimerase — protein sequence MTLEFFKYQGTGNDFVLIDDRNETFPASDQALVERLCDRRFGIGADGLILLRNDPQYHFRMVYFNADGAEGSMCGNGGRCIVRFAHDLGLFERETRFLAVDGEHIAFVTEETVSLKMSDVTGIDNRGGLTFLNTGSPHVVQFVDDLESLDVVKEGRAIRYDARFQPGGTNVNFVQPIDGGTLFVRTYERGVEDETYSCGTGVTAVALVAHQQLNMPDPVLIKTLGGNLRVSFNAKTQEQFDSIHLIGPAKRVFAGTITV from the coding sequence ATGACTCTCGAGTTTTTTAAATACCAGGGTACCGGCAACGATTTTGTATTGATCGATGACCGAAACGAAACTTTCCCTGCTTCTGACCAGGCACTTGTTGAGCGTCTTTGCGATCGGCGATTCGGTATTGGGGCCGATGGACTCATTTTGCTTCGTAACGATCCTCAGTATCATTTTCGAATGGTCTACTTCAATGCTGACGGTGCCGAAGGAAGCATGTGTGGTAATGGTGGCCGGTGTATTGTTCGGTTTGCGCATGATTTAGGCTTGTTTGAACGAGAAACCCGCTTTTTGGCTGTAGATGGGGAACACATTGCCTTTGTTACGGAAGAAACTGTTTCGCTGAAAATGAGTGACGTGACTGGTATCGATAATCGAGGTGGGCTTACATTCCTGAATACAGGCTCACCCCATGTTGTTCAGTTTGTTGATGACCTGGAATCCCTTGATGTTGTTAAAGAAGGTCGTGCTATTCGGTATGATGCGCGTTTCCAGCCGGGCGGAACAAACGTCAATTTTGTGCAGCCGATTGATGGCGGTACATTGTTTGTCAGGACGTATGAGCGTGGGGTAGAAGATGAAACGTATTCCTGTGGTACAGGCGTAACAGCCGTTGCTCTGGTGGCTCATCAACAGTTAAATATGCCTGATCCGGTGTTGATTAAAACCCTTGGTGGTAATCTTCGGGTATCGTTTAATGCCAAAACACAAGAACAGTTTGATTCTATTCATCTAATTGGACCAGCCAAGCGTGTTTTTGCTGGCACGATAACCGTTTAG
- the htpG gene encoding molecular chaperone HtpG yields the protein MEAVQNEKGQISIHTENIFPIIKKFLYSDHEIFLRELVSNAVDATQKLRQLSSFGEFGGELGDLKVTVSLDEEAKTITVSDNGIGMTADEVKKYINQIAFSGATDFLEKYKDKTDDKGQIIGHFGLGFYSAFMVASTVEIVSKSYRDNAEPVRWVCDGSTEFELTAAEKTERGTDIILHIAPDSEEFLNKGRLQSILDKYARFLPVSVEFDGKIVNNTAPIWTKSPAELTDEDYKTFYKELYPMSEEPLFWIHLNVDYPFNLTGILYFPRIKNELRFQREKIQLYSRQVFITDEVKDVVPDFLMMLHGVIDSPDIPLNVSRSFLQADSNVKKINGYITRKVADKLNELFNADRKAFEDKFDDISLFIKYGILSDEKFWEKAKNFVLLKNTDGVYTTLDEYREKVQANQTDKNETLVILYTSDRKQQHSYIESATRRGYDVLLMDNVIDSHFINALEQKLEKVHFQRVDADSIDKLIDKGLNNESVLSEVDQTKLKEVFEQVLDNKMLNVSVEAQPTDELPVTITMPEFMRRMKDMAALSGEQSFYGNLPATYNVVVNANHPLINKILTEADGDAQKLLVKQLYDLALLSQNMLTGAELTAFVRRTVEKL from the coding sequence ATGGAAGCCGTACAGAACGAGAAAGGGCAGATTTCGATCCATACCGAGAATATCTTCCCGATTATCAAGAAGTTTCTCTATTCCGATCATGAGATTTTCCTGCGAGAACTGGTCTCTAATGCTGTCGACGCAACCCAAAAACTGCGTCAACTTTCGTCATTTGGCGAGTTTGGTGGCGAATTGGGCGATCTGAAAGTGACAGTTTCGCTGGATGAAGAAGCCAAAACCATTACTGTTAGTGATAATGGTATCGGTATGACTGCCGATGAGGTTAAAAAATATATCAATCAGATTGCCTTTTCGGGAGCAACTGATTTTCTGGAAAAATACAAAGACAAAACAGACGACAAAGGCCAGATCATTGGTCACTTTGGCTTAGGTTTTTATTCGGCCTTTATGGTCGCTTCGACCGTTGAAATCGTATCGAAGTCGTACCGAGACAATGCTGAGCCAGTTCGTTGGGTTTGTGATGGCTCGACCGAATTTGAATTGACGGCTGCCGAAAAAACTGAGCGTGGCACCGATATCATTCTGCACATCGCTCCTGACTCGGAAGAGTTCTTAAATAAAGGGCGTTTGCAGTCTATATTGGACAAATATGCCCGTTTCCTGCCCGTATCGGTTGAATTTGATGGTAAAATCGTCAACAACACGGCGCCAATCTGGACGAAGTCGCCTGCGGAATTGACCGATGAGGACTACAAGACCTTCTACAAGGAGTTGTATCCAATGAGCGAAGAACCTCTGTTCTGGATTCATCTGAATGTTGATTATCCGTTCAATCTGACCGGTATTCTGTACTTCCCACGGATTAAGAACGAACTGCGTTTCCAACGGGAGAAGATTCAATTGTACAGCCGTCAGGTGTTTATTACTGATGAGGTGAAGGATGTTGTTCCCGACTTCCTGATGATGCTTCACGGCGTTATCGACTCGCCCGATATTCCACTAAACGTATCGCGGAGTTTCTTACAGGCCGATTCGAACGTTAAGAAAATCAATGGGTATATCACGCGGAAAGTTGCTGATAAGCTGAACGAATTATTCAATGCGGATCGGAAAGCGTTTGAAGACAAATTCGACGATATCAGTCTGTTTATCAAGTATGGTATCCTGAGTGATGAGAAGTTCTGGGAGAAGGCCAAAAACTTCGTGTTGCTTAAAAATACCGATGGCGTTTATACGACGCTAGACGAATATCGCGAGAAAGTTCAGGCCAATCAGACCGATAAAAATGAGACGTTGGTGATTCTGTACACCAGCGATCGCAAACAGCAACATTCCTACATTGAATCGGCGACTCGTCGCGGATACGATGTGTTATTGATGGATAATGTGATTGATTCACATTTCATCAATGCACTGGAGCAAAAACTTGAAAAAGTACATTTCCAGCGTGTAGATGCTGATTCGATTGATAAATTGATCGACAAAGGGCTGAATAACGAAAGTGTACTATCGGAGGTTGATCAGACTAAGTTGAAAGAGGTGTTCGAGCAGGTTTTGGATAACAAAATGCTCAACGTGAGCGTAGAAGCTCAGCCAACCGATGAATTACCTGTAACGATTACGATGCCTGAGTTTATGCGTCGAATGAAAGATATGGCGGCTCTTTCGGGTGAGCAATCTTTCTACGGTAATTTGCCTGCGACCTATAACGTGGTTGTGAATGCAAACCACCCGCTGATTAATAAAATTCTGACAGAGGCCGATGGCGATGCTCAGAAATTGTTGGTGAAACAGCTTTATGATCTTGCGTTGCTTTCGCAAAACATGCTCACTGGCGCAGAGCTAACAGCGTTTGTCCGCCGGACGGTGGAGAAATTGTAA
- a CDS encoding NAD(P)H-hydrate dehydratase: MKILNVDQIRALDQSTIEHEPIAPINLMERAALAFVDWFVDHFPNTTPVKLFCGLGNNGGDGLAIARLLLEREFPIEVYVVRYARRESDDFMHNHRRLKLLTENIRYVEVAQEIPGLRHNELIIDAILGSGLSRPTEGIVKNVIDVINRSPATVVAVDIASGLYVDKPNAPSDTIVEPDYTITFQLPKLAFMLPKNSRYVGDWHIVDIQLHKRYIDLAPTPYYYTQSRDARLLLRKRDKFSNKGSFGHALLMVGSYGKMGAAVLATKACLRSGVGLLTVHVPKCGYDILQIAVPEAMCRPDGNPNVLTGTPDRGASELGSPTPADYAVVGIGSGIGQAPETLDMLKGLLKTLKKPMVIDADALNLLSENRELLKQIPPNSILTPHPKEFERLTQKWDNDYQKLDILREFAQKYRVVVVLKGANSAIATPDGDIHFNSTGNPGLSTGGTGDVLTGVLTALLAQNYDSVEAAVLGVFAHGLAGDRVAAKRGQIGMVATDIIEALRWE, encoded by the coding sequence ATGAAAATCTTAAACGTTGACCAAATCCGCGCCCTTGATCAATCGACAATAGAGCATGAACCCATTGCCCCCATTAATCTAATGGAACGCGCAGCACTTGCTTTTGTCGACTGGTTTGTCGATCATTTTCCAAATACCACTCCCGTCAAATTATTCTGTGGTTTAGGGAACAATGGGGGCGATGGTCTGGCAATTGCCCGCTTGCTGCTGGAACGGGAATTTCCTATAGAAGTATATGTGGTACGGTATGCCCGCCGGGAGTCAGACGATTTCATGCATAATCATCGTCGTCTAAAACTACTGACCGAAAACATTCGCTATGTTGAAGTAGCCCAGGAAATTCCGGGCCTCCGCCACAATGAGCTAATCATTGACGCGATTCTGGGGTCGGGACTTTCGCGACCAACCGAGGGCATTGTTAAAAATGTTATCGATGTTATCAATCGGTCACCCGCAACGGTTGTGGCGGTAGATATTGCCAGTGGTTTGTATGTTGACAAACCCAATGCGCCTTCCGATACAATTGTTGAACCTGACTATACGATTACGTTTCAATTACCGAAACTGGCCTTTATGCTTCCCAAAAATAGCCGCTATGTAGGCGATTGGCACATTGTTGATATCCAGTTACACAAGCGTTACATCGATCTTGCTCCGACCCCTTATTATTATACGCAATCGCGGGATGCTCGGTTGTTGTTACGTAAGCGGGATAAATTCTCGAATAAAGGATCATTTGGCCATGCCCTGCTCATGGTTGGTAGCTATGGAAAAATGGGCGCAGCTGTTCTAGCAACCAAAGCCTGTCTGCGGTCAGGAGTTGGTTTACTGACGGTTCATGTACCCAAATGCGGGTATGACATCCTACAGATAGCAGTCCCCGAAGCTATGTGCCGGCCCGATGGTAATCCGAATGTATTAACCGGCACACCCGACCGAGGGGCCAGTGAATTAGGTAGCCCCACACCCGCCGACTACGCTGTGGTTGGAATCGGTTCGGGGATTGGGCAGGCTCCCGAAACGCTGGATATGCTCAAAGGGTTGCTCAAAACATTGAAAAAACCGATGGTGATCGATGCTGATGCGTTGAACCTGCTTTCAGAAAATCGGGAGTTACTGAAGCAGATTCCCCCCAATAGTATTCTGACACCCCACCCGAAAGAGTTTGAGCGGCTGACTCAAAAGTGGGATAACGATTATCAGAAATTAGATATTCTTCGAGAATTTGCTCAGAAATATCGGGTTGTTGTGGTCTTAAAAGGAGCCAACTCAGCCATAGCAACTCCCGATGGCGATATTCACTTCAATTCAACGGGTAATCCGGGCTTAAGCACAGGTGGCACTGGCGATGTACTGACGGGCGTACTAACAGCTCTACTGGCCCAAAACTATGACTCAGTTGAAGCCGCTGTACTGGGAGTATTTGCCCATGGACTAGCTGGCGATCGGGTAGCTGCGAAACGAGGGCAAATTGGCATGGTGGCTACCGATATAATCGAAGCACTCCGTTGGGAGTAA
- the rplS gene encoding 50S ribosomal protein L19 — translation MSELIKLVEADNAQRRSELPTFRAGDTVNVHVKIREGNKERIQVFTGTVIQRRNPSSGGETFTVRKVSNGIGVERIFPLLSPNIDKVEVVRLGKVRRARLFYLRGRQGKAARVKERKPKAVAAA, via the coding sequence ATGAGCGAGTTAATTAAATTAGTGGAGGCAGACAACGCGCAGCGTCGCAGTGAATTGCCCACATTCCGGGCCGGCGATACGGTGAACGTACACGTTAAAATCCGCGAAGGAAATAAAGAGCGTATTCAGGTCTTTACGGGTACGGTGATCCAACGCCGGAACCCAAGCAGCGGTGGTGAAACATTCACCGTTCGCAAAGTGTCTAACGGTATAGGTGTTGAGCGGATTTTCCCGCTTCTATCGCCTAATATCGACAAGGTTGAGGTTGTACGTCTTGGTAAAGTTCGTCGGGCTCGTTTGTTTTACCTACGTGGTCGTCAAGGTAAGGCAGCTCGTGTTAAAGAGCGGAAACCAAAGGCAGTTGCAGCAGCTTAA
- a CDS encoding glycosyltransferase family 87 protein, protein MQRLLRFLTLPRLLGFYIVLFIAAALQNYLLGFGNYNNYLMFAKPFHNLLLDKSIYGYHPNLYFDNYKYSPTFAWLMGPFYYLPNLLGMILWNVLNTVVLLAGVWFYLSDEKDPARQRQVALLIIILEALITAQNLQSNNLIVGSILLGLYFLRNEKVWQAAFFFVLCLFIKFYGVAAAGFFLFYPKKPQFILAMIVWTALFAIAPLTMIPPDHLASEYQEWFAVIVESKLGLQVSVMGIAQAWFGMPKTDANYRVIEAIGATLFLLPFLRFSLWQDRLFQRRMVAYFLLFMIVFNKMAESPTYVMAVTGVALWWVTLDKPTRLDQILLTLVVVFTSLSPTDIFPAIIQREFFQPYNIKALPCLLVWARVQYQIWTQPNTATPTTPLQLVS, encoded by the coding sequence TTGCAACGCCTTCTTCGCTTTCTGACTCTCCCCCGTTTGCTGGGTTTTTATATTGTGCTGTTCATTGCTGCGGCACTCCAGAATTACCTGCTGGGTTTTGGTAATTATAACAATTACCTGATGTTCGCCAAGCCGTTTCATAACCTGCTTCTGGACAAAAGTATTTACGGCTATCACCCCAATCTGTACTTCGATAACTATAAATACAGCCCAACCTTCGCCTGGCTGATGGGGCCGTTTTATTATCTGCCTAACTTGTTGGGTATGATTCTTTGGAACGTGCTGAACACCGTGGTGCTATTGGCAGGTGTATGGTTCTACTTATCCGACGAAAAAGACCCAGCCCGTCAGCGGCAGGTGGCGCTTCTCATCATTATTCTGGAAGCTCTGATCACCGCTCAGAACCTGCAAAGTAATAACCTCATTGTGGGGTCTATTTTGCTGGGTTTGTATTTTCTCCGCAACGAAAAGGTCTGGCAGGCGGCTTTTTTCTTTGTGCTTTGCCTGTTTATTAAATTCTACGGCGTAGCGGCTGCCGGGTTCTTTTTGTTCTATCCAAAGAAGCCCCAGTTCATTCTGGCTATGATCGTCTGGACGGCCCTATTCGCCATTGCGCCACTCACGATGATTCCCCCCGACCATTTAGCATCTGAGTATCAGGAGTGGTTTGCCGTGATTGTTGAGAGTAAATTAGGTTTGCAGGTTTCCGTGATGGGCATTGCGCAAGCCTGGTTCGGAATGCCCAAAACCGACGCCAATTACCGCGTTATCGAAGCCATTGGTGCTACACTTTTTCTCCTGCCGTTTCTTCGGTTTAGCCTTTGGCAGGATCGATTGTTTCAGCGACGGATGGTAGCCTACTTCCTGCTGTTCATGATCGTCTTCAACAAGATGGCCGAATCCCCAACTTATGTGATGGCTGTTACGGGCGTAGCGCTCTGGTGGGTAACACTCGATAAACCCACCCGGCTCGACCAAATTTTACTGACGCTGGTTGTAGTATTCACGTCGCTCTCGCCCACCGACATTTTTCCGGCAATCATACAGCGAGAGTTTTTCCAGCCCTACAACATCAAAGCACTACCGTGTTTATTGGTGTGGGCGCGAGTGCAGTATCAAATCTGGACACAACCGAACACGGCTACGCCTACTACCCCTTTACAACTCGTTTCGTAA
- a CDS encoding FeoA family protein → MSKRSVADLKIGERAVIQSFSDQLMSLKLLEMGCLPGAQVCLQAKAPLGDPICLSVSGYCLALRKSEAATILIDN, encoded by the coding sequence ATGAGTAAACGGAGTGTAGCTGATTTAAAAATTGGAGAAAGGGCTGTAATTCAGTCGTTTAGCGATCAATTAATGTCGCTTAAATTGCTCGAGATGGGCTGTTTGCCAGGAGCACAGGTATGCCTACAGGCTAAGGCTCCGCTTGGGGATCCGATTTGTCTGAGTGTATCGGGCTATTGTTTAGCGCTACGGAAATCCGAAGCAGCCACTATTCTGATTGATAATTAA
- the feoB gene encoding ferrous iron transport protein B translates to MKLSPSIALIGNPNAGKSSLFNQLTGLRQKTGNFPGVTVDKKSGPWSINAETVATIVDFPGIYSIYPKSLDEQIVTDILANPAHADYPDVAVVVVDASNLHRNLLLFTQVADLGVPVVLALNMLDVAKAEGKEVNAVRLAMRLGVPVVRINARTGEGLDQLKKAVLGQIKEPVLSGKLFFDPADEATGLITDTRNQYQLDNNYLALQYLIQHDGFSFLSRPQQIGLDALIDKYAFNEQKFQAGETITRYKRIATITAEVVANQRPVNQATWTQKLDRILLHPVWGYAIFGFILLLIFQAIFAWAQPFMDGIDAGVAWINGQLKESLPAGPLTDLLTDGILAGVGGILVFIPQIAFLFFLVALLEESGYMSRVMVIMDRIMRKFGLNGRSVVPLISGVACAVPAIMATRSIGTRRDRLITILVTPLMSCSARLPIYTILIALVVPKQRVLGLFNLQGLALMGLYLLGLLSALLAAYILKLLLKTKERGYFIMELPTFKMPRWNHVGLTVWESVRAFVWEAGRVILAISIVLWVLASYGPGDSMDVAEAQVRQNNPTLAADELANRVASDRLEASYAGQFGHFIEPVIRPLGYDWKIGIALLSSFAAREVFVGTMSTIYSIGSGDDEEGVTIRERLRQERNPKTGGPMYTPALAWSLLIFYVFAMMCMSTLAATQRETKSWKWPAVQLVYMMGLAYVAAFFTYQFMQ, encoded by the coding sequence TTGAAACTGTCTCCGTCCATTGCCCTGATTGGCAACCCAAATGCCGGTAAATCGTCCTTGTTTAATCAACTGACAGGACTACGTCAGAAAACCGGGAATTTTCCTGGAGTTACTGTCGATAAAAAATCAGGTCCCTGGTCGATTAATGCCGAAACAGTTGCTACCATTGTTGATTTTCCCGGTATCTATTCAATTTACCCGAAGTCTTTAGACGAACAGATTGTTACCGATATTCTGGCCAACCCTGCTCATGCCGATTATCCAGATGTAGCTGTAGTAGTTGTTGATGCTTCCAACTTGCATCGGAACTTACTGTTATTTACGCAGGTAGCCGACCTTGGTGTTCCCGTTGTACTCGCCCTGAATATGCTCGATGTGGCCAAAGCAGAGGGGAAAGAAGTCAATGCGGTTCGATTAGCGATGCGGCTAGGCGTTCCTGTTGTGCGCATCAATGCGCGCACAGGAGAAGGCCTAGACCAACTGAAGAAGGCTGTTCTGGGGCAAATTAAAGAGCCTGTATTATCAGGTAAATTGTTTTTCGATCCAGCAGACGAAGCAACTGGTCTGATTACCGATACCCGAAACCAATATCAACTCGACAACAATTATCTTGCGTTACAATACCTCATTCAGCACGATGGATTCTCATTTTTGAGTCGACCCCAGCAGATTGGTCTGGATGCGCTTATCGACAAATACGCGTTCAATGAACAGAAGTTCCAGGCGGGTGAAACCATTACGCGCTATAAACGTATCGCGACGATTACGGCAGAGGTTGTTGCTAACCAGCGGCCAGTCAATCAGGCTACTTGGACACAGAAACTTGACCGGATATTATTGCATCCAGTTTGGGGATACGCCATTTTCGGATTTATACTCCTGCTGATTTTTCAGGCTATTTTCGCCTGGGCTCAACCCTTTATGGATGGTATTGATGCAGGCGTAGCCTGGATTAATGGTCAGTTAAAAGAAAGTTTGCCCGCTGGCCCACTGACCGATTTGCTGACCGATGGGATTCTGGCGGGAGTGGGCGGTATTTTAGTATTTATTCCACAGATTGCTTTTTTGTTTTTTCTGGTAGCCCTGCTCGAAGAGTCAGGTTATATGTCGCGAGTGATGGTCATCATGGACCGGATCATGCGCAAGTTTGGGCTTAATGGCCGAAGTGTTGTGCCGTTGATTTCTGGAGTTGCTTGTGCTGTTCCCGCCATTATGGCAACACGCAGCATCGGTACCCGGCGTGACCGGCTCATTACGATTCTGGTAACACCGTTGATGAGTTGCTCGGCTCGATTGCCCATTTACACAATTCTGATTGCGTTAGTAGTTCCTAAGCAACGAGTTCTAGGCTTGTTTAATCTACAGGGGCTGGCACTGATGGGCCTGTATTTGTTGGGGCTTTTGAGCGCTTTGCTAGCTGCTTACATTCTAAAACTGCTTCTTAAAACAAAAGAGCGAGGGTATTTCATTATGGAATTACCAACGTTTAAAATGCCTCGCTGGAACCACGTCGGGCTGACGGTCTGGGAAAGTGTACGGGCGTTTGTTTGGGAAGCAGGTCGGGTTATTTTAGCTATTTCGATTGTCCTTTGGGTACTAGCTAGTTACGGCCCCGGTGATTCAATGGACGTGGCCGAAGCGCAGGTTCGGCAAAACAACCCAACGCTGGCGGCTGACGAGTTGGCAAATCGCGTAGCCTCCGACCGACTCGAAGCGTCCTATGCAGGGCAATTCGGCCATTTTATCGAACCTGTCATTCGTCCCCTTGGCTATGACTGGAAAATCGGTATTGCGCTGTTAAGCTCATTTGCCGCCCGTGAAGTCTTTGTCGGGACCATGTCGACAATCTATAGCATTGGTAGTGGCGATGACGAAGAGGGTGTTACCATTCGGGAACGACTACGGCAGGAGCGAAATCCTAAAACAGGTGGACCAATGTATACCCCCGCTTTAGCCTGGTCGTTGTTAATCTTTTATGTATTTGCCATGATGTGTATGAGTACTTTAGCGGCCACCCAACGCGAAACCAAAAGCTGGAAATGGCCTGCTGTGCAACTGGTATACATGATGGGATTAGCTTATGTAGCCGCCTTCTTTACCTACCAGTTCATGCAATAA
- a CDS encoding sulfite exporter TauE/SafE family protein: MEYSTILTLCSFSFLAGFIDAIIGGGGLIQTPAILFTLPQYSVPTLIGTTKIPSLSGSLMGAFQYSRRVAVAGRFIGPMMAIAFGASWLGAWTLTRVPNSFMKPFALVILVAVFIYTLTQKSFGQVSHRIVTAQQQRLRMWVMGAIIGFYDGFFGPGTGSFLILGFITLIGFDFLKASAHAKLVNAATNLSCVLFFANKGLILYSFAFPMALANLSGAFLGARLAILKGNRFIRVFFLLVIAATILRFAWDLLT, encoded by the coding sequence ATGGAGTATTCGACAATTTTAACGCTTTGTAGTTTTTCATTTCTAGCCGGTTTTATCGATGCCATTATAGGTGGGGGAGGACTGATTCAAACGCCCGCTATTTTGTTTACCCTACCACAATACTCCGTTCCGACCTTGATTGGCACAACTAAAATTCCTTCGTTGAGTGGTAGCTTGATGGGGGCATTTCAGTACAGCCGACGGGTGGCTGTGGCCGGTCGATTTATTGGGCCAATGATGGCCATCGCTTTCGGGGCTTCCTGGTTAGGTGCCTGGACGCTGACAAGGGTGCCCAACAGCTTTATGAAACCCTTTGCATTGGTTATTCTGGTCGCTGTATTTATCTATACACTTACCCAGAAAAGCTTTGGGCAGGTATCGCATCGGATCGTGACAGCACAGCAACAGCGATTGCGTATGTGGGTAATGGGTGCCATAATTGGTTTCTACGATGGCTTTTTCGGACCGGGGACAGGCAGTTTTCTGATATTGGGTTTCATTACGTTGATCGGCTTCGATTTTCTGAAAGCCAGTGCGCACGCCAAATTAGTGAATGCCGCTACGAATCTGTCGTGCGTACTATTTTTTGCCAATAAAGGCCTCATACTTTATTCGTTCGCTTTCCCGATGGCCTTGGCCAACCTCTCCGGAGCATTTCTGGGGGCTCGTTTGGCCATTCTGAAGGGAAATCGTTTCATTCGGGTGTTCTTCCTGCTGGTCATTGCTGCTACTATTCTGCGCTTCGCGTGGGATTTGCTAACGTAA